tcttgaatgacttgccggttgttgagaaacctgtatcgggtatccttatgaactgcggcaatcaaactgtgatcacaaaagtgagcaactcaaaggataacatgaagtcatcaagacacgttcagagaaggttaaagtctgtcaggaaaatgagaaactccggagttattgcattggattatatccaaacttctaaaaatctggcagatccttttactaagggtctatcacgtaatgtgatagataatgcatcgagggagatgggtatgagacccacactatgagttgttcacagtggtaacctattctttgtgatcggagatcccgtgaattataTGTGGAAGACAAGATGttgatcaactgagaggagagtatccttactattaacaataccactccatgaagatgcaatactctcctaaaactgcatggcaggttgatgtatatcttaatgtgttctaagtggctcatttaagcagagatgttgtcctgcagaacatcttttgaagaacacacctatatgagtctgattgtcaaacgtcgcaatctatgaaagtagggttctctctagtaaactcatgaaaggtctcggagtatgacgcataagctccacccgcggggaagacccacggtagccacatatcggtcaaggctttatgtgaagctagattcgcagaaaacttgcagttcaaggcccagtccactgttcaagttgcttactagtgtagcatagagttctaggtggaagttcaacttaacagtctccactgcaataccggtatataaaacagtgttttggaaccaaaggcaaattttgtgtgcctctaggatctggtgggggattgctggaattttgtctatttttgggcctagcccaatagcagtttcagaaattcctaataaatcttagaggcccacgcagcccattcgtgcaaggcaagaggtggaactaaagtttagtcccacattgctagtttagagggagttggacctctttataagggaggttctttccccacttgtatgagcatgagaacaagagggacatccacgcgcgctcctcctccgccgcccgcctcgcctcgcctcgcctcgcctcgcctcgcctcgtcacgacgcgacgcgacgcgacgcgggaatgagccgagccgatgtctaaatttttgccacgcacacggaagctgaaaagatttttgcgaaagtggagttcgaatgcgaacggtgcagcccttcggctgctggctgttcgcttcatTTCCGTCTCTTCATTTCGcctcccgtcgctgccctctcgcctccttctcttgcgcctataaaagggaggtcgctcctctcagagaggcGCACTAGAACAACACAACCCTCTCGCCTCAGAGTTCCCAACCACTGAGctactgctacgatcttccccataccggcttgcggcgtgcaccgcaggtcgggacagtaggcctccgaaaccgcaccactttgagtcctgtacgggagaagggtgataaggtttttggggagcgctccgcgcgactactgacttttccatcacggactccgacgactacttccccgacgacgacttcttccccgacgtcgacaacctcatcgacgacatggctggagaggatgtcgaccccaagtccagtgcttctgctgctgctgtcccgtacgtgttcttcctcTTTTTATTAGAGAccctgctacagttccttgttctagtgtttgccctagatatgttagactctatttcatacatgcaacttgctatactatctgctctagatgtgtttagttacagttcatatatgaagatgatgtttaccttctctttgtcgaatcgcatgacttgttttatcactgctatactagtcgtgctttatctagtatttctgttaataaaatcatttggtaaattgctcatatttccaacaggaaataCTCTCTCTGTAGATAAATATAAAGCGTACATATGATTATTCTACTACCTGCGTCTAGAATTCTAAATACATAAAACCTGTTTTCATGGCCATGGGTTGTGGATTGTTGTTACTACTCAGGCCACAGACCACTGAGTGTGAAAAAAATGTGAATTTTTGTCTAAGTGTTTATTCAAACTTTTGATTGTGAAAGTTCAGAAAGGGGTAAGGATTCAGTAGTGTGTAACATTTGGTATGGTGGTAATTGAAAATTCTGGAGTATTCCTGATTTGTCATCTTCTAAATTTCAATGGTGGGCAATAAACCTACACCTACGTCCAATGCCTGAAATATTGCTTCTCTTCTCGGCTACTGCATCTCCTTCCTAATCTGCTGCCTcccaaatttgatttttttttgtcaCCTGTCCGCTCGGCCGAACAAAGCAGCGAGAATGTTGGTGGAGGGGCGACAAGAAAAACGTCTCTTCATCTGCGTGCAAAGGAAGGGTGCTTTCGGAGACACGCGAATTGCCAAGAAGAAAAGAGCCGGAGAGAGAAGAAGGTTTTCGCTATATGAATAAAAACCACTAGCCATCACATTTCTGAATTATATTACTTGTTGATCACTACTTTTTTTCTTTCCATAGCAACGCACGAGCATTAAACTAGtatcaaaagaaagaaaaatgaacCCCGTCCCATCAATCAGCCGGAAAAAAAGGAGTTGTCACGTCGGGAAGACCACCTCCGAGCATCGGGACGAGCAAGCGTTTCTTCCCGTTGCACGTCAAGACCAGGCTCAGAATTCTGCCCACGGTAGAGAAAATAATGGATGATTGgacttctcctcttttttctcatGCCTTTGTGTTGAACCCAATTTTCTTGCGTCTCTCACGCACGCACACAGCAGATGAACCCAGACGTTCTACGGTTTTGGCAGCAAACCTTCTTGTTTTTTCCATACGATTCAAACTGAGTTCCACTATCAGAATGGAATCCACCTGAAAGTTATGAGAcacttttatactccctccgtttttatttactctgtatattagatttgactgaagtcaaacttcataaagtttgatcaagttttaaaaaaataataaacatttaccataataaatctatttgatgtgaaagtacattcaatattGAATCTAATGGTTTTGATTTGTTAttatatatgttaatatttttgtctataaatatTGTTAAAGTTGATAAATTTTGACTTTGATCAAAGCTAATAcgtagagtaaataaaaacggagggagtatagagGAAGGGGGGAAATGGTGGAGGTCGAGGTGGATAATACGAGCTCTACTTTCAAAAGATAACGGAACAACGGCTGTCTGGTTCCCCAGAAATCTTTACTAACTAAGCAATATCTCTACTCACACAGGAGAACTTGGTAGCCTCCCTTTTACGATTTATTTTTGTCTGATCTATTTTCGCGTCACGTACCACCACCCTTCTCACTAAAAGCCAAATCAATTCCCACAACCCTTCCTTTGGTTTTTCCATCCTGGCACTGGTATATCCCCATTACATACGATTTTTTCCTTCCTTGGATAAGATCTCCGTCTTACTGATTTTCTCACAATCAAGCATGGATGGCCCACACTTCCCAAATGACAAAACAATTATGAAAAAATTCTTAACTTTCCCTGCTTAGGTCCACACTTCCCAAATCACAAAATAGTCTAAAATCTTTCTGATTTTCTAACAATCAAGCATGGATGTGGCCCACATTTTTCAAATCACAAAACAATTCATGCAAAAATCTTAACTTTACTTGCTCAGGCCCACACTTCCCAAATCACAAAACAGTCTAAATTTTTTCGTTGTGGCTGGCTGACTCATAGATCGCAAGCGGCCACTCGATGACCTCTCGTCGTCCGTCCCCGCTCAACATCGACCCCTCCCTGCTCCTCTTCTCCGCAACCGAGAAGGTTGTGGCCGCCTGGCAGGGACAGTGGATTTGGCTACAGTGAGCCTGGCAGCGGCCAGATTGTCACGACGGGCAAGTCAACGTTAGGCAGCCGGATCCCAAGATGGAGGTATGTGTGCTTGCTTGTTGATGTGTGTTTGTTCGATGTGCTTGTTGCCATGCTCGAGATCCATCTGTGTTGACATCAGCTTTCTCTGGACGGTGCGGTCCACGCGCTCGACCAAAGCGACAACTAGCAGGACGACGGGGGCCACACCGatgatttttttctgaatgaaAGGGTTCTTTCCCCCGATTTCATTAACGAAACCAAATAGTCGTATCGTACAGCCAGAACACATACAAACACCACCCAACTATGAAACATAAAAGAGAAGTGCGAGGCAACAACAGCCCCCAAGAACACCAGCACTCACCCTCGCCCTCTCTTAACCGTGGAATACAAGTGAAAAGGAAAGTAAGCTAGAACTCGCCCAAACTCAACTAATCACCACCTATGCTACCAACACGATCAACCAACACCTCTGCCATTTACGACTTTTTTCTTTCCCTTCCATCTTGAGTGACCACGATGAAAATTCCTCCAACCTTGAAATCCAGGAAGCCCACCCCTCCGAGCTTAAAGATCTCACTGGCAACTCGATCTAGCAGTCTTGCGCATCGTTGTAGCTCCAGTTTTGCGCCCTCCTTCACCTGCAAAAAGCTCCAACCATTAATCCAATGTGACATTTAAAAAATAACAATGATCAGATGGCCAAACTTGATGGAAACAAGCCATGTTCCTAGTTTTCTAGATGCTCTAAATTAAGGCAGCAACTCCGACAGAATATAATCTTTTTTTTTTCAAACCCATTCCCCCAGTCAATCACTAAAGCATGAATCCAGATCAAAAAAGTTACGGTATATCCCCACAGTGTAACCCACAACACTCCACATATATCTGGCAAGATGACATTGGAAAAAAAGATGATCAATTGATTCTTTCTTCCCACAAAATAGGCATTGTTCCTAACACCCGCCTATGTAAAAGAACATCCCTGGTTAGAATACTTTTTTTCAAAGCCAACCACAAAAATGATCCTAAGGGGAATTTTAGCTTTTCAGAGGAATCTATTTGGACATTTCTCTCCAATCTGCAATGCAGAGTAGAAAGATTTGACACTAAAGATCCCAGATGATTCCAAAGACCAAATAAGTTTGTCATCTTCATTATTCAAAGAAACTTGCCTGCAAATATTCAACAAGTCCTGCTAATGAATTGCTTTATCACCAACTAGAGCCCTTCGTAAACTAAACTTATCAAGGCCAGTGGTAAAAGCATCATTGACCGTTGTGCTCTAATTTTGGGAAATACTATATAAACTAGGGAAAATATCTGAGAGTTTCTATTTTCCGAGCCATTTGTCTTCCGAAAATCTGGGTTTCATACCATTTCCAATACAAAACTTGCAACAAGACAAAAACAGGTCCTTACGCTTCAGCAGCCCCTGCCAGAAGTGTGAATCTCCTTGTTTTTTCTGTATTTGTCCAAGAGTGGAATTACCTATATACTTTTCCCACAATACTTTCTGCCACAATCTTTTTTCATTGAAAAGTTTCCACAACCATTTAGATAGAAGAGCCATGTTCATATTATCTAAAATCAAAATTCCTGAACCACCCAAGTCCTTAGGCCTACATACTTTGTCTCAGGCTACTAAATGATATTTCTGTTTGTCTTTATCTCCACTCCATAAAAAGCTAGCTCTAGGTCTATCCAGCTTGTTTTTTTACCCCAGAAGGAAGCCCATAAAAAGAAAGCATGCATAATACCAAGCTAGTTAGGGAGGAATTAATCAATGTAGTTCTGCCAGCAATATTTAAAAGTCTACCCAACCATCCACCCATTCTTTTCTCCACTTTCCCAATAGAAGGATTCCAATCACTTAACTTCAATTTTTTTCATGAACTTGAATGCCTAAATATTTAAAAGGTAGAGAACCTCTTCTACAAGTAAGAATCTCCTCAAATTGTTTTATTCTATCTTCTTCCATGCCAACACATATCACCTCACTCTTATGAAAATTGATTTTCAGACCAGACATGATTTCAAACAAGCTCAATATTCCTTTCACATTCCTGGTTTGAGCCAAGTCATCTTGGAATAAAAGAATTTGTCATCTGCATACTGCAGAACGGACACATCATTATCCTTATGCTTTTTAGCAAGACCACTAATTAGCCCTTGATCAACCGCTCTATCAAATAGAATTGCCAAGATATCTACAACAAGATCAAAGAGCAAGGGAGACATATAATCCCCTTGTCCCAGGCCCTGACATGTTTTAAAGTAAGGCCCAATCTCTCCATTTACCTTAATTTCCACTTTTCCTCCTGAAACAGTCTTCATAACCCAAATGAATCCATTTGTCTAGAAATTTTTTCATCTTAAGAGTTTCAAAAAGAAAAGGCCAGTTGACTTTGTCAAAGGCTTTCTCAAAATCAATCTTGAAGAGAACCCCGGATTTTTTTATGCATAGGATTTAAAGTTTCATGCAATACTAAAACACCTTCTAAAATATACCTCCCTTTTATGAATGCAGTTTGGGAAGATCTAATTATTCCAGTAATTATCAGGATCAGTCAGTTTACCAGAATATTGGTAAACATCTTTAAAATGACATTCAAAAGACAAATTGGCCTGAACTTTTGAATCATGTCCGCATCACTCCCTTTTGGTAAAAGAGAAATTACTCCATAGTTTAGCCTATCAAGGTCTAATCTATGATCATAAAACTCCTCTAATAACACAAATAAATCATTTTTAACTAACTCCCAAAAGTGTTGATAGAATTCAATATTAAAACCATCAGGTCCAAACGCTTTGTTTTTCTCCATATCAAACACAACTTTTTTCAACCCCTCCATAGTGAATTTCCTAGTGAGGattttttgttcctcctcattaaGTGTTTATAGACCACCATGGTCCAGTTCCAAAGATTTAATCCCAGGCTCACTAAATACTTTTTTATAAAAAATTGGTAATGTAATCTTTCAAATTCTCCTGTCCCTCAATAATTCCTTCATCTTGCAGCAACTTAACAATCATGTTTTTCCTAAGCCTCCCATTTGCCTTAAGATGATAATATTTAGTATTCAAATCTCCTTCAAATAGTTCCTTATCATGAGACCTTTGCAGCCATTTGATTTCCTCCTCTTTCAGAATAATTTTCAGATTATTCCGACATTCTTTTTTTATATTTCCTCTCTTCCTCACTTAAAATATCTATTTCTCCCAACTTATCTAGCCTGTCAATTTCCTCCATCATATTCTATTTTCTGCCTTCTAATTACAGCCTCAACATTCAAATTCCACCTTTCAACACTTCCCTAAGATTTCTTAATTTGTTTTGGATATTGTCTAGAAGATTATCCCCAGGATactcctttttccacactttttGAACCACCTCATGTCTGGTCTCTGGAACCAACAATTTTCAAAATTGAAAACGTAAGGTCTCACAAGACAATGATGTACGTGCTCACGCAGGGCTGCCTCCTACCGGTCCATGACGTTCTTCCGGGTGGCGGCGCACACGAGGTCATCCACATCGGCTTCAACAAGACGCCGACATCCACACGGAAGACGGATTGCTTGTTGAGGGTGGCGTCACCCGGCCGATGGCGTGCCGGTGGCCTCGCAGAGGGTAGCATCCACCTGGATGACGTAGTGTTGGCGGAGCGCGGTGTCCGCCCGAACGATGACATGTAACGTGGCGTACGGCGACGACCACCAGATACTCCCCGGCTATGGCATATTTCACTCATTCCAAATAATCAGTTTCATAAATTGACATTTCGGCGTTATGTTTGGGTTAAATAGGTTTCTAGTGAAATAGATGATTTGATCTCTTTCAACCGAAATAGTTTTTTTCTATATTTTTCAAGTGAAGTGGGTTTGTTTCACATATGGAATGTGAAATGTAAAAATTTAAAGGTGTTTGAAATGTATCCACGATTGGTCTTATTTTAAAGGTCATGGTGTCAGGAGTCCAAATATATAAAACGTTTCAAAAAATAATATTATTATGGTTTAAAAGACATGAATAATTTAGCTAAGATGATTAAAGTGCATGGatttgtttgagagagagaggagatatgCTGCATATGACTGAAAATAGTACTCCTTGTAATATTTGATTCCCTGACAGATGCATGATGGTGATGAGGCAGACACTTGATTTGACTTAATtaaatatatacatatataatAATATGTCTGAGTGGGCCAAATGCTGAACGAATCTTAGCGGGCACCACTGGCTGGATGTCTGCCGTGCCGCTACATAGCTTTACCTCGTGGGCAACACGTcctagcagagcagagcagagcacacCACAGTCCACAGCTCCACACTCCCTCCCGCAGTCTGCAAATCTGCAATATGCCTGTCTGCTCATCTTCCTCCTTCGACGACGACACTGACGATGCCTCCTTCGGATCGCCTTCGGACGACGGCATCGACAGTGCTGGCGGAGCGCTCTCGTGGCCGGAAGCCGAGAGCATCACCCCCTCGCTGCTCACTCAGGAAGAGGTGGACGGCCTCTCCTGCATGTCCGAGCTCTCGAAGGATTTCATCGCGCGCCCGGCCGGCAATCTGCGGGtgtgctcgtcgccggcgccggggCATGTCTGCGTGTACCCTTGCGCGCTGGAAGCTGGATTCTGCTGCACAAAAACACCGCCATGTCTTCAGGCCTTCTTCTGCGAGGTGCTCAGCCACTTCAGCCTTGCGCCAAGCCAGCTTGCGCCCAACGGGTGGCGCAATGTGGCGCACTTCTACAAGCTCTGTGGTTCCGCCGGCGTGCGACCATCACTGGCATTATTCCAGCAATTCTTCCGGCTGTGGAGAACGCCCAAGGGCAATGCTACTGGTTGGTACCATTTCCGTAGCAAGTACATCTCCTTGCCGGCGCCGGCGGCCGCTCCCAACATTAACTGGAAGGAGGATTATTTCTTcctctcgtcgccggcgccgtggACTTGCCCCGTGCAGTGGGGCGAGCCGTCTGAGGAATCAAAGATTTTGCGAGATGTCGAGGACGACGAGACGGCAGCCGTGCTGAAGTTGTTGGGTGCTCG
This region of Triticum aestivum cultivar Chinese Spring chromosome 2D, IWGSC CS RefSeq v2.1, whole genome shotgun sequence genomic DNA includes:
- the LOC123050593 gene encoding uncharacterized protein; this translates as MPVCSSSSFDDDTDDASFGSPSDDGIDSAGGALSWPEAESITPSLLTQEEVDGLSCMSELSKDFIARPAGNLRVCSSPAPGHVCVYPCALEAGFCCTKTPPCLQAFFCEVLSHFSLAPSQLAPNGWRNVAHFYKLCGSAGVRPSLALFQQFFRLWRTPKGNATGWYHFRSKYISLPAPAAAPNINWKEDYFFLSSPAPWTCPVQWGEPSEESKILRDVEDDETAAVLKLLGARGSASVDTTNTMLVKAEQRSDSDIYTDTGERSPSSGRKRSSRRQTRRCFRP